The Meiothermus ruber DSM 1279 genome includes the window AGTTTGTGAGGGCTCTCTTCCCTTCGGTCGTCATCCTTGACTGACCCTTCCGTCCTTCTTTGCCTTCTGGGGATCGTCCTTTTCCTCAGGGGGTTCTTTTTTGCCTAGCGCAGCAGGCGTGGGTCGAGGAAGAGCGGCTGGGGCTGGCCGACCCTCACCTCGGGCATCGCGGGGTGGCGGGGGTTGAGCAGCAGGTTGAACTCGCTGGGGACCACCGCCGAGGGGACACGCAGGGCCAGGGAGCGCAGGCTCAGGGCCCACTCGCTGCCCAGCCTCTGGGTGGACTCGGGGTAGGGCTCGGGCAACTGCCGCCAGTCGGGGGGCAGTTCGCTCAGCTCCTCGACGTGGGGATCGGGGATCTCCACCTCGATGGCCACGAACGCGGCCAGGTGAGCCCGGTCGTCCACGTGAACCAGCACCTCCAGGATGCCGGTGGAGAGGTGTTCGGCCAGGTACACCACCGGGACGATCCCCTTCGGGACGCTCTGCGAGCGTACACCCAGGGGGACCCCGAGGCGGTTCCAGCGTCCGGGGCTCTTGGCTGCCCCTTCCCCGGTGAAGGCGGTGTGGGCGTAGCTGCGCGAGGCGATGCGCCAGGCCCTCACGTCACCAGGCCGTCCTCCAGGCGGCCCAGGAGGTGCTCCACCGCCTGGAAGCCAGGTTCAGTGTCCAGGTACGCGAGGGGGCTCGAGCCGTGCAGGAACACCTTGGGGCTGTTCATCCAGGAGGCCGCCAGCTGGGGCGAGCCGAAGAGCTCCTCGGCACGGCGCAGCAGGTAGATCACCCGGTACAGGCGGTTGGACTGCTCCCGGTTCAGGCGTCCCAGGCCCTTGTAGCGGTGGACGCTGCTGCGGGGGATGCCGGCGGCTTCCAGCACGTCGTGCTGGCTGAGGCCGTAGTGCCGGGCCACCTCGGTGATGAGTTCGACCGGCAACCCCTCCCGGACGC containing:
- a CDS encoding RES family NAD+ phosphorylase, whose translation is MRAWRIASRSYAHTAFTGEGAAKSPGRWNRLGVPLGVRSQSVPKGIVPVVYLAEHLSTGILEVLVHVDDRAHLAAFVAIEVEIPDPHVEELSELPPDWRQLPEPYPESTQRLGSEWALSLRSLALRVPSAVVPSEFNLLLNPRHPAMPEVRVGQPQPLFLDPRLLR
- the parS gene encoding type II RES/Xre toxin-antitoxin system antitoxin, which codes for MSHMGTVLPLRFDGSPTDVASVREGLPVELITEVARHYGLSQHDVLEAAGIPRSSVHRYKGLGRLNREQSNRLYRVIYLLRRAEELFGSPQLAASWMNSPKVFLHGSSPLAYLDTEPGFQAVEHLLGRLEDGLVT